In Woeseia oceani, one DNA window encodes the following:
- a CDS encoding EAL domain-containing protein, whose amino-acid sequence MTQAVGIALALLLVIAVACAVLYWRRVQRHNRAIRDFKDDLLAVSADASVGRRLTVPASDSLGDLANTINQLFDALGERDEEIQDRDRLFANFARTIPEVVLIHDERILLANDSAASLVGLAPEQLEGRQVADLVKPAYRALFRKTMGRQLAGQKVPRRLEIQLINGNDQGLWVEAQSSLIEYRGNEAVLTVARDVSYRKSLEVSLSRSKRQAQYTLESIAEGVITTDNEGRIDYMNRAAEGMTGKDRESAAGHQVSEIFSLIDEADRRSLGDPVERCLAMRRRVNMGRRALLVSRDNEHEHSVEITASPIKGPGNSITGTVVVFHDVSELRGLTRQMSYQATHDPLTGLVNRREFERRIQEAMDSAHADEASHVLCYMDLDRFKAVNDSCGHLAGDNMLREVATLIKEQVRDSDFVGRLGGDEFGTLLVGCPVEKAGQIGADICNAVADYRFVWQDKIFNIGISVGLVEITQSSGSLQDIVSAADSACYVAKQRGRGQVHIYSARDEAIARERGDIQWLRQMQTALHEDRFELALQSIIATGGQDSGPAYEVLIRLPDERGKVANSAEFLRPAQRYQLMPQIDRWVVAATLSAMNSGEIRLPRGRSCSINISGQTLTDEGFLGFVVESLDRSGVAPSSICFEVTESVVTTDIQHVQRFIEVLHGIGCEFALDDFGSGLGAFSKLKTLPVDYLKIDGAYTRGLPNDDINQEMVSAMIKLARTMQFRVIAEQVESQQDFDWLRDVGVDFVQGNFIEEAAPLGGASTSGTYRALRY is encoded by the coding sequence ATGACCCAGGCGGTTGGTATCGCGTTGGCCTTGCTGCTCGTGATTGCTGTCGCTTGCGCAGTTCTCTATTGGCGCCGCGTTCAACGTCACAACCGCGCAATTCGTGATTTCAAAGACGACCTTCTGGCCGTATCGGCCGATGCCTCGGTCGGTCGGCGATTGACTGTTCCAGCGAGTGACTCGCTGGGGGATCTGGCCAATACGATCAATCAACTGTTTGACGCTCTCGGTGAACGCGATGAAGAAATTCAGGACCGCGATCGCCTGTTCGCCAATTTTGCCCGCACGATTCCCGAGGTTGTGCTGATACATGACGAGCGCATATTGCTGGCAAACGACAGTGCCGCGAGCCTGGTCGGGCTGGCCCCGGAGCAATTGGAGGGCCGGCAGGTTGCTGATCTCGTCAAACCGGCGTATCGGGCCTTGTTCCGCAAGACCATGGGGCGGCAGCTTGCTGGTCAGAAAGTGCCCAGGCGCCTCGAAATTCAGTTGATCAACGGCAATGACCAGGGTCTGTGGGTTGAGGCACAAAGTTCATTGATTGAGTACCGCGGTAATGAAGCGGTATTGACGGTTGCGCGGGACGTTAGTTACCGCAAGAGCCTCGAGGTATCGCTGAGCCGCAGCAAGCGTCAGGCGCAATACACCCTGGAATCGATCGCCGAAGGTGTGATCACAACGGACAATGAAGGCCGTATCGACTACATGAATCGCGCCGCCGAGGGCATGACCGGGAAGGATCGGGAGTCGGCAGCGGGTCACCAGGTCAGTGAGATTTTTTCGCTGATCGACGAGGCAGATCGTCGTTCCCTCGGCGATCCGGTGGAGCGCTGTCTCGCCATGCGACGACGCGTGAACATGGGACGGCGGGCATTGCTCGTGAGCCGCGATAACGAACATGAACATTCGGTCGAGATCACGGCATCACCTATCAAGGGTCCGGGCAACAGTATTACCGGCACCGTGGTCGTCTTCCACGACGTGAGCGAGTTGCGCGGATTGACGCGACAGATGAGCTACCAGGCGACGCACGACCCGTTGACCGGACTGGTCAATCGGCGCGAATTTGAGCGGCGTATCCAGGAAGCCATGGATTCCGCGCATGCGGACGAAGCGAGTCACGTACTTTGTTATATGGATCTGGATCGCTTCAAGGCAGTGAACGATAGCTGCGGTCATCTGGCGGGCGACAACATGTTGCGGGAAGTTGCCACGCTCATCAAAGAGCAAGTGCGCGATTCGGATTTCGTTGGTCGTCTGGGCGGGGATGAGTTCGGCACATTGCTGGTCGGCTGTCCCGTTGAGAAAGCCGGGCAGATCGGTGCAGACATCTGCAACGCGGTCGCGGACTACCGCTTCGTTTGGCAGGACAAGATCTTCAATATCGGCATTTCCGTTGGCCTCGTTGAAATCACCCAGTCCAGCGGTTCGTTGCAGGACATCGTCAGCGCAGCGGATTCGGCATGTTACGTGGCCAAGCAGCGTGGCCGTGGCCAGGTGCACATTTACTCCGCACGCGATGAGGCAATCGCCAGAGAGCGCGGCGATATCCAGTGGCTGCGGCAAATGCAGACAGCGTTGCACGAAGACCGCTTCGAACTGGCATTGCAGTCAATCATTGCGACCGGCGGTCAGGACAGCGGGCCGGCTTACGAAGTGTTGATACGCCTGCCCGATGAACGCGGCAAAGTCGCGAATTCGGCAGAATTCCTGCGACCAGCACAGCGCTACCAGCTAATGCCACAGATAGACCGATGGGTTGTGGCGGCCACGTTGTCGGCCATGAATTCCGGCGAGATTCGTCTGCCTCGCGGTCGCAGTTGTTCTATCAACATCTCCGGGCAGACCTTGACCGACGAAGGCTTTTTGGGATTCGTCGTGGAATCGCTGGACCGCAGCGGTGTCGCGCCGAGCAGCATTTGTTTCGAGGTGACTGAAAGTGTGGTGACCACGGATATCCAGCATGTACAGCGCTTTATTGAGGTGTTGCACGGCATAGGCTGCGAGTTCGCGCTGGATGATTTTGGCTCCGGTCTGGGTGCCTTCTCCAAGCTCAAGACCCTGCCGGTTGACTACCTGAAAATCGATGGCGCCTATACCCGCGGCTTGCCCAACGACGACATCAATCAGGAGATGGTGTCAGCGATGATCAAGCTGGCGCGAACCATGCAGTTCCGGGTGATCGCGGAACAGGTTGAGAGTCAGCAGGACTTTGACTGGTTGCGCGATGTCGGCGTCGATTTCGTGCAAGGCA